One window of the Pleurocapsa minor HA4230-MV1 genome contains the following:
- a CDS encoding TauD/TfdA family dioxygenase — MGNGLELSFRGNTGMINLKNINRKSVNFTSENLIKTESISLDRRSPLVIEPTISELDLITWADNNRNWIESNLLKYGALLFRNFKLNSETDFEKFIQAISGELLDYSYRSTPRTLVNGKIYTSTEYPAEQFIPLHNEMSYTRNWAMKIWFYCIQPAAKDGATPIADSREVFKKIPLQIRKKFIDRQIMYVRNYGRGLDLDWQNVFQTNNKVEVENYCRQAGIEFEWLNENHLKTRQVCQAIATHPITKEIVWFNQAHLFHVSNLPLTVRESLLSMMSEQDLPRNAFYGDGTPIENSIIEEINDIYRQEAIIFTWQTGDILMLDNMLFAHGRNPFSGSRKVLVGMA, encoded by the coding sequence ATGGGTAATGGGTTAGAGCTTAGTTTTAGAGGAAATACAGGGATGATTAATCTAAAAAATATTAATAGAAAATCAGTTAATTTTACTTCAGAAAATTTAATCAAAACAGAATCTATTAGTTTGGATAGGCGATCGCCTTTAGTAATTGAACCTACTATTAGTGAACTAGATTTAATAACCTGGGCTGATAATAATCGTAACTGGATTGAAAGTAATTTACTTAAATATGGAGCTTTACTATTTCGCAATTTTAAATTGAACAGTGAAACAGATTTCGAGAAATTTATTCAGGCTATTTCAGGAGAATTACTCGACTATTCTTATCGTTCTACACCCCGAACTTTAGTCAACGGAAAAATTTATACTTCTACTGAATATCCCGCCGAACAATTTATTCCTCTACATAATGAGATGTCTTATACCCGTAATTGGGCAATGAAGATTTGGTTTTATTGTATTCAGCCAGCAGCAAAAGATGGAGCAACACCAATTGCCGATAGTCGTGAAGTATTTAAGAAAATTCCGCTGCAAATTCGGAAAAAATTTATTGATCGACAAATTATGTATGTCCGTAATTATGGTAGGGGATTAGATTTAGATTGGCAAAATGTTTTTCAAACTAACAATAAAGTCGAAGTAGAAAATTATTGTCGTCAGGCTGGAATTGAATTTGAATGGCTCAACGAAAATCATTTAAAAACCCGTCAAGTTTGCCAAGCTATTGCCACTCATCCCATAACTAAAGAGATAGTTTGGTTCAATCAAGCTCATTTATTTCATGTTTCTAATTTACCTTTAACTGTTCGAGAATCTTTACTATCAATGATGTCAGAACAAGATTTACCTCGTAATGCTTTTTACGGAGATGGTACACCTATAGAAAATTCAATTATCGAAGAAATTAATGATATTTATCGCCAAGAAGCAATTATTTTTACTTGGCAAACAGGGGATATTTTAATGCTAGATAATATGTTATTTGCTCACGGCAGAAATCCTTTTAGTGGTTCGAGAAAAGTTTTAGTTGGAATGGCGTAA
- a CDS encoding amino acid adenylation domain-containing protein: MSNIAKRIAALSPAQRKLLELRLKQKQINLGTKSSISQRKASDTLPLSLMQEKLWFGHQLQPDLPLYNELNLFKLVGNLDLVAIEKSINKIIQRHEILRTTIKTINEQVTQIVAPELSISVPIIDLKQDSEAEIQKIINNYSRQPFNLEKLPLLRSIIISLSEQEHLMLVVMHHIISDGWSWDIFCRELATFYQALVNNQTTTLPELPIQYGDFALWHHQFIQDKITPQLNYWKQQLKNIPPILELPTDYPRPAKQSFRGGRETFIIPNKLTKSLKELSKQENVTTFMLLLAAFKTLLYRYSQETDIVVATPVANRDRTEIENLIGCFINTIVLRTNLDGEPSFSELLQRVKATTLAAYNHSDLPFEELVKELNIERSPSTNPLFQVMFIYQEAPLLSLTLPDLEITPLPVDNGISKFDLTLYIEDTQAELIGFLEYSSDLFREDTIQRMLANFQTLLTEIVANPDTNLDRLPLLTASERNQLLVEWNNTQKDYQLDLCLHQLFEEQVTKTPDAIAVVFEDKHLTYGELDHQANLLAGYLQQLGVGKDVLVGIYLERSLVVVALLAVLKTGGAYVPLDPTYPLERIDFMVEDAKLEIILTQQKLRGHLATDRLKAIELDTDWETIAQHNLTPAESKFQPESLAYVIYTSGSTGKPKGVQIGHVQVVNFLTSMSCQPGCDRQDILLAVTSISFDIAVLEIFLPLIVGAKVILVSREVALDGQKLLSALNRYNPTIMQATPATWKLLLEARWQGSDRLKILCGGEALRKNLAQQLLAKAASLWNMYGPTETTIWSAIEPVQPNLTDNSIPIGRPIANTQFYIVNDLLQPLPIGVPGELHIAGMGVAQGYLNRPELTAAKFIPILPQSPLSKGRQRVGRVSRLEANAVGRGDRLYKTGDKARYLADGKIEYLGRIDHQVKIRGFRIEIGEIESVLAQHHAVGEVVVIPQEDDFQPKSLTAYIVFGSKTIPTVRELRCFLRQQLPEYMIPNAFVAMEMLPLTPNGKIDRRALTHANVVPMGSQENYTAANTTTQEILVGIWGQILNLDRVGIEDNFFELGGHSLLATQVISQVRKTFQVEIPLGELFSAPTIAQFSQCIETTINNESSLEFIPIKPVARNSNLPLSFAQQRLWLLQQLEPDSTTYNGSNALLIEGILNLEALTKSINEIIRRHEILRTNFVLVDHQPVQKISSELKISLAIIDLQNLSATERQAEVQKLEKIDAQQPFALTEAPLLRLTLLQLEAEKYMLLVTMHHIISDAWSAGIFIKEISALYPAFCQGKLSPLPELPIQYGDFAIWQQQWLQGEVLDHQLAYWKRQLQDAKTSLELPIDKPCREGSSIGKQYNLALTSEISQQLEIFSQQQGVTLFMTLLTVFNTLLYSYSQQEDILIGSPIANRNRSEVEGLIGFFVNTLVLRTDLSDNPTFKELLIRVREIALNAYAHQDLPFEKLVSELQPERYRDRSPLFQVWFVLQNAPAAELKLSGLNLSLLNVESGIVRHDLKLDLTKTESGIKGFFEYKQDLFSEGAIATMIARFQILISLILKQPELKLNELRQVVVETEQEQQKAQSDRFKTKQIQQLSKFKRKVISNG; the protein is encoded by the coding sequence ATGAGTAATATAGCTAAAAGAATTGCTGCACTATCTCCAGCGCAAAGGAAACTTTTGGAGTTGCGGTTAAAACAAAAACAAATAAACTTAGGAACAAAAAGTTCAATTTCTCAAAGAAAAGCATCAGATACTTTACCATTATCGCTAATGCAAGAAAAGTTGTGGTTTGGACATCAATTACAACCAGACTTACCTTTATATAATGAATTAAATTTATTTAAGCTTGTAGGTAATCTCGATCTTGTTGCTATAGAAAAAAGTATTAACAAAATTATTCAGCGTCATGAAATCTTACGGACTACTATTAAAACTATTAATGAGCAAGTAACTCAAATTGTTGCTCCAGAATTAAGCATATCTGTACCCATTATAGATTTGAAACAAGATTCAGAAGCTGAAATTCAAAAAATAATTAATAACTATTCTCGGCAACCCTTTAATTTAGAAAAATTACCATTACTCAGAAGTATTATTATTTCTCTGTCAGAACAAGAACATCTGATGCTGGTTGTTATGCATCATATTATTTCTGATGGTTGGTCTTGGGATATATTTTGTCGGGAATTAGCAACATTTTATCAAGCTTTAGTTAATAATCAAACTACGACTTTACCAGAACTACCAATTCAATATGGAGATTTTGCTCTTTGGCATCACCAATTTATTCAAGACAAAATTACACCACAGCTAAATTACTGGAAACAGCAACTAAAAAATATACCACCAATTTTAGAATTACCGACAGATTATCCTCGTCCTGCTAAACAAAGTTTTCGAGGTGGTCGAGAAACATTTATTATTCCTAATAAACTTACTAAAAGTCTAAAAGAATTAAGCAAACAAGAAAATGTAACAACTTTTATGTTGTTGTTGGCTGCATTTAAGACTTTACTTTATCGTTATAGCCAAGAGACAGATATTGTAGTTGCTACTCCAGTTGCCAATCGCGATCGCACTGAGATCGAGAATTTAATTGGCTGTTTTATTAACACAATTGTTTTAAGAACTAATCTAGATGGCGAGCCGAGTTTTTCCGAATTATTACAACGGGTAAAAGCAACAACTTTAGCAGCATATAATCACTCAGATTTGCCCTTTGAAGAGTTAGTTAAAGAATTAAATATAGAGCGATCGCCATCTACTAATCCTTTATTTCAGGTAATGTTTATTTATCAAGAAGCACCACTATTAAGTTTAACCTTACCCGATTTAGAAATAACTCCTTTACCTGTAGATAATGGGATTAGTAAATTTGATTTGACACTGTATATCGAAGATACTCAAGCAGAATTAATTGGATTTTTAGAATATAGTAGCGATTTATTTCGTGAGGATACGATTCAAAGGATGTTGGCAAATTTTCAGACTTTATTAACCGAAATTGTCGCTAATCCTGATACTAATCTCGATCGCTTACCGTTGTTAACAGCATCAGAAAGAAACCAGCTGTTAGTTGAATGGAATAATACTCAAAAAGATTACCAATTAGATCTATGTCTGCATCAGTTATTTGAAGAACAAGTAACTAAGACACCCGATGCAATAGCAGTAGTCTTTGAAGATAAACATCTTACCTATGGCGAACTCGATCATCAAGCAAATCTGTTGGCTGGTTACTTGCAACAGTTAGGAGTAGGCAAAGATGTTTTAGTCGGTATTTATTTAGAACGATCGCTCGTGGTAGTTGCCCTTTTGGCTGTCCTCAAAACAGGCGGTGCATACGTACCTCTCGATCCTACTTATCCTCTAGAGCGGATCGACTTTATGGTAGAAGATGCGAAACTGGAGATAATACTTACCCAACAAAAATTACGGGGACATTTAGCTACAGATCGCCTAAAAGCCATCGAACTAGATACAGACTGGGAAACTATCGCCCAACACAACCTAACTCCAGCCGAGTCCAAATTCCAACCAGAATCATTAGCTTATGTAATCTACACTTCAGGTTCGACAGGAAAACCGAAAGGAGTACAAATCGGTCATGTTCAGGTGGTTAACTTCTTAACTTCCATGAGTTGTCAACCAGGATGCGATCGACAAGACATACTTTTAGCCGTTACCTCCATATCCTTTGATATCGCCGTACTAGAAATTTTTCTCCCCCTAATAGTCGGTGCCAAAGTGATTTTAGTTAGTCGGGAAGTAGCTTTAGACGGTCAAAAACTGCTATCGGCATTAAATCGATATAACCCTACAATCATGCAAGCCACACCAGCTACCTGGAAGTTACTCTTAGAAGCAAGATGGCAAGGTAGCGATCGCCTTAAAATACTTTGTGGTGGGGAAGCCTTAAGGAAAAACTTAGCGCAACAACTACTTGCTAAAGCGGCATCTTTATGGAATATGTATGGGCCGACAGAAACTACTATTTGGTCGGCGATTGAACCCGTACAACCAAATTTAACCGACAACTCTATTCCCATTGGTCGTCCTATTGCCAACACACAATTTTACATAGTCAACGATCTCCTCCAACCTTTACCCATTGGCGTACCAGGAGAACTGCATATTGCTGGTATGGGTGTTGCTCAAGGCTACTTAAATCGTCCCGAATTAACCGCAGCAAAATTTATTCCAATCCTCCCTCAATCCCCCCTTAGTAAGGGGAGGCAGCGCGTTGGGCGGGTTTCCCGACTTGAAGCGAATGCCGTGGGTAGGGGGGATCGCCTCTATAAAACGGGAGACAAAGCCCGATACCTAGCGGATGGCAAAATTGAGTATTTAGGCAGAATCGATCACCAAGTCAAAATTAGAGGTTTTCGGATCGAGATCGGCGAAATTGAATCAGTTTTAGCTCAACATCATGCTGTAGGTGAAGTGGTCGTTATCCCCCAGGAGGATGACTTTCAGCCTAAATCCTTAACAGCTTATATCGTGTTTGGTTCAAAAACCATACCTACTGTTAGGGAACTTCGTTGTTTTCTGCGCCAACAGTTGCCAGAATATATGATTCCCAATGCCTTTGTGGCGATGGAAATGCTACCTTTAACCCCCAATGGCAAAATCGATCGCCGTGCTTTAACTCATGCCAATGTCGTACCGATGGGGAGTCAAGAGAACTATACTGCTGCTAATACCACTACTCAAGAGATACTGGTAGGAATTTGGGGGCAAATTCTTAATTTGGATCGAGTAGGCATTGAAGATAACTTTTTTGAATTAGGGGGACATTCTTTATTAGCAACTCAAGTAATTTCTCAGGTAAGAAAAACTTTTCAAGTCGAAATTCCTTTAGGAGAACTATTTTCTGCACCAACAATCGCGCAATTTTCCCAATGTATAGAAACGACAATAAATAACGAGTCTTCGTTAGAATTTATCCCTATAAAACCAGTTGCTAGAAATAGTAATTTACCGCTTTCTTTTGCTCAACAAAGACTATGGTTACTCCAACAATTAGAACCTGATTCTACTACTTACAATGGTTCTAATGCTTTACTAATAGAAGGTATTTTAAACTTAGAAGCACTTACCAAGAGCATCAACGAAATTATTAGACGACATGAGATATTACGGACGAATTTTGTCTTAGTCGATCATCAACCAGTTCAGAAAATTAGCTCCGAACTCAAGATTTCTCTGGCAATTATAGATCTACAAAATTTATCGGCAACAGAACGTCAAGCAGAGGTGCAAAAATTAGAAAAAATTGATGCCCAACAACCATTCGCTCTTACTGAAGCACCTTTATTAAGACTGACTCTTTTACAGCTAGAAGCAGAGAAATATATGCTGTTGGTGACTATGCACCATATTATTTCCGATGCTTGGTCAGCAGGAATATTTATCAAAGAAATATCGGCACTTTATCCAGCATTTTGCCAAGGAAAACTATCACCACTACCAGAATTACCAATTCAATATGGAGACTTTGCTATCTGGCAACAACAATGGTTACAAGGGGAAGTTTTAGATCATCAATTAGCTTATTGGAAGCGTCAGTTACAGGATGCTAAAACAAGCTTGGAATTACCAATAGATAAACCCTGTCGAGAAGGAAGTTCTATTGGTAAGCAATATAATTTGGCTCTAACTAGTGAAATATCTCAGCAACTAGAAATTTTTAGTCAACAACAAGGAGTCACTTTATTTATGACTCTACTAACAGTTTTTAATACCTTACTTTATAGCTATAGCCAACAAGAAGATATTTTAATCGGTTCTCCTATTGCTAATCGAAATCGTAGTGAAGTTGAAGGATTAATTGGCTTTTTTGTTAATACTTTGGTTTTACGGACTGACTTATCTGACAATCCAACTTTTAAAGAATTATTAATAAGAGTTAGAGAAATTGCCTTGAATGCATATGCTCACCAAGACTTACCTTTTGAGAAATTAGTATCAGAATTACAACCAGAACGTTATCGCGATCGCTCTCCTTTATTTCAAGTCTGGTTTGTCTTGCAAAATGCGCCTGCTGCTGAACTTAAACTATCAGGATTAAATTTAAGTTTATTAAATGTAGAAAGTGGCATAGTACGTCACGATCTTAAATTAGATTTGACTAAAACTGAGTCTGGTATTAAAGGCTTTTTTGAATATAAACAAGACTTATTTTCTGAAGGTGCGATCGCCACTATGATAGCCAGATTTCAAATATTAATTAGTTTAATTCTCAAACAACCAGAACTTAAGTTAAATGAGTTACGACAAGTTGTTGTAGAAACTGAACAAGAACAGCAGAAAGCTCAAAGCGATCGCTTTAAAACTAAGCAAATTCAGCAATTAAGTAAATTTAAAAGAAAAGTAATAAGTAATGGGTAA
- a CDS encoding LLM class flavin-dependent oxidoreductase, with protein MEFSLLYFSGDGSTTQRNKYDLLLETVKYGDTHGFQAVWTPERHFHPFGGLYPNPSVIAAALATVTKNIQLRSGSVVMPLQNPVRVAEEWAVVDNLSDGRVGISFASGWHADDFLLQPDNYSDRRQAMWSGIEVFKQLWQGEKVEFLGGTGKPVGIQTFPRPIQAQVPIWITCGANETFIEAGKIGANVLTSLLYETTDNLAKQIALYRNSLAEHGYDAQQGKVALMLHTFIGDDEESIKIQVKEPFCNYIKTHFGLVEKLAEKIDFPVSSDTFTEDDRTCLFDFAFERYLQGRVMIGTKETCSQTIEHLEQIGVDEIACLIDFGLDSASVMNSLSKLKNLKEEYQNKQLLRQYSALSYF; from the coding sequence ATGGAATTTAGCCTACTATACTTTTCTGGAGACGGATCGACAACCCAGAGAAATAAATACGATCTCTTGCTCGAAACAGTTAAATACGGAGACACTCACGGGTTTCAAGCAGTGTGGACTCCAGAGCGTCATTTTCACCCTTTTGGCGGACTTTATCCCAACCCTTCGGTCATAGCTGCTGCTTTAGCAACAGTAACTAAAAATATCCAACTGCGATCGGGTAGTGTTGTTATGCCTTTACAAAATCCCGTCAGGGTGGCGGAAGAATGGGCAGTAGTAGATAATCTTTCTGATGGTAGAGTGGGCATATCCTTTGCTTCTGGTTGGCACGCGGATGATTTTTTATTGCAACCAGATAATTATAGCGATCGCCGACAAGCGATGTGGTCAGGAATAGAAGTCTTTAAACAGCTTTGGCAAGGGGAAAAAGTCGAATTTTTAGGAGGAACAGGAAAACCTGTAGGAATTCAAACTTTTCCTCGACCAATACAAGCTCAAGTCCCAATTTGGATTACTTGCGGTGCCAATGAAACTTTTATTGAAGCTGGTAAAATTGGCGCGAATGTTTTAACTTCTTTGCTGTATGAAACTACCGATAATTTAGCCAAACAAATAGCTCTTTATCGTAATTCTTTAGCTGAACATGGTTATGATGCTCAACAAGGAAAAGTAGCTTTGATGCTCCATACTTTTATTGGGGATGATGAAGAATCGATTAAAATCCAAGTTAAAGAACCTTTTTGTAATTATATTAAAACTCATTTTGGCTTAGTTGAAAAATTGGCAGAAAAAATTGATTTTCCTGTTAGTTCAGATACATTTACTGAAGACGATCGCACCTGTTTATTTGATTTTGCTTTTGAGCGTTATCTACAAGGAAGAGTGATGATTGGCACTAAAGAAACTTGTAGTCAAACAATCGAACATCTAGAGCAAATTGGCGTAGATGAAATTGCTTGCTTAATTGATTTTGGTTTAGATTCTGCTTCGGTGATGAACAGCTTGTCTAAACTCAAGAATTTAAAAGAAGAATATCAAAACAAACAATTACTTAGACAATATTCAGCTTTAAGCTATTTTTAA